The genomic stretch TCCCCCTGGCCCAGCCGGTTGACCATCGACCGGAACCCGCAGCGGTCGCCGCCGTCGACGTAGGCGGCCAGCGGCTTGCCGGCCAGGAACCCCTTGCCGACCCCGAGCAGCGCCGCCGCCGTCCGGTTGGCCTCGCGGATCCTGCCCATCGGGTCGGTGACCAGGTAGGCCACGGGCGCCGACTCGAACAGCTCCTGGTAGCGCTGGCGCTCGGCCTCCAGCGCCTGGCGGGTGCTGGCCAGCTCGTCGTGCCGGGAGCGGAGCTCCTCGCCGGCGACCGACAGCTCCTCCAGGGCCAGGTCCAGCTCGGCCAGGGCCTCGGGCAGCAGCCCATGGCCCGGCCGTGGGTTGGCAACCGATCGCCGCCGCAGCTCGGCGATCCGGTCACGGAGGCTGCGCAGCTCTCGGGAGAACGGGTCGTCCAGGTCCATCCGGCCCTCCGTTCCCGGTCAGTGTGTACCCTGCGAGGGCCCGCGTCACGACCTGTCCTGGCGATCGGCTAGGGTTTCTGGCCATGCCCGACGCCCTCTCCCTCGACCAGGCCCGGCGGGTCGCCCTCGCCGCCCAGGGGCTGGCCGCCCCGGCCCGGGCCCGCCCGGCCGGACCGGCCACCCTGCGCGCCATCCTGGAACGGCTCGGCGCCATCCAGATCGACTCCATCAACGTGGTCGCCCGCAGCCACGAGCTGGTCCTGGCCGCCCGGGCCGGCGCCCACGACCGGGCCGCCTTCGACCGGGTCGTCTACCGGCGCCGGGCCGGCTTCGAGTACTGGGGCCACGCGGCCTCGTTCCTGCCCATGGCCAGCTTCCGGCTGTGCCTGCCCCGGATGCGCCGGTTGGCCGCCTCCACCCGGGGGTGGTGGGCCGACATCCGCCGGCGCCACCAGCATCTCTACGGCCCGGTGCTGGACCGGATCCGGGACGAGGGGCCGCTGGCCGCCTCCGCCTTCCGCGACCCCGACGGGCCGACCCGGGGGAGCTGGTGGGACTGGGCGCCGGCCAAGCACGTGCTCGAGGACCTGTTCGACCAGGGGACGGTGCTGGTCCACGACCGGGTCAACTTCGAGCGCCGCTACGACCTGGCCGAGCGGGTCCTGCCGCCCGGGACCGACACCTCCGAGCCGACCGCGGCCGAGGCCGCCCGTGAGCTGACCCTGCTGGCCGCCCGCGCCCTCGGGGTCGGGACCGCCGCCGACCTGGCCGACTACTACCGCCTGCCGCCCGCCGAGGCCAGGGCCGCCCTGGCCGAGACGGTCGCCGCCGGGCTGCTCCAGGAGGTGGCCGTCGAGGGCTGGGCCAAGCCGGCCTACCTGCTCCCCGGGACGCCGGTGCCGCGCCGGGTGGCCCATCCGCCGGTGTTGCTCAGCCCGTTCGACTCGCTGATCTGGTCGCGGCAGCGCACCGAGCGGCTGTTCGGCTTCCGCTACAAGCTGGAGGTGTACGTGCCCGCGGGAAAGCGGGTCCACGGCTACTACACCATGCCGGTGCTGGCCGGGGGCCGGCTGGTCGCCCGGGTCGACCCCAAGCACGACCGCCAGGCCGGCGTCCTGCTGCTGCGCAACCTGCACCTGGAGCCGGGCCCCGACCCGGCCGAGGCCGTGGCCGCCACCGCGGCCGCCGCCTCCCGGCTGGCCGCCCACCTGGGCGCCGCCGGGGTGGTGGCCGGCGACGCCATGCCCGCCACCCTGGCCAGGCGGCTGCGCGCTACCCTTCCGGGGTGAGGCGTCGAACCGCCAAAGGGGGCGAGCGGATGATCCCGCAGCGCAAGGGCCTGGCCTCCCGGCAGGCCCACGTCGACCTGCCGGACGGCACCGTCGAGGAGGAGCACGGCCGCCAGGCGTTCACCGGACGGGCCTCGCACCTGTACCGGACCGCGCCGCCGACCGCCTGGGTGAAGGTCGAGGGGCCGCTGCGCCCGTGGGCGTTCGACTGGAACCGGCTCGCCCCGCCCGACCAGACCGACCCCGAGGGCGACCCGCTGGTGGTGCTGTCCAACCGCGACCTGACCGTGCTGGTGTCGCGCCGGTCGGCGCCGATGCCGTACTTCGTCCGCGACGCCGACGGCGACGTCGTCTACTTCGTCCACCGGGGCGAGGGGACGCTGGAGACCGACTACGGCCCGCTCCGCTTCCGGCCCGGCGACTACCTGGTCGTGCCCAAGGGCACCACCCACCGGGTCGTCCCGGCCACCACCGACAACTTCCTGCTGGTGATCGAAGGGGACGAGTTCGTCCTGCCCGACAAGGGGCTGCTCGGCCACCACGCCCTGTTCGACCCCGGGGTGCTGGAGACGCCCGAGCCCGAGCCCCACGACGAGAAGGGCAGCTTCCGGGTGCGGGTGCGGCGCCGGGGCGAGGTCACCACCTTCACCTTCCCGCACCATCCGCTGAACGTGGTCGGCTGGCAGGGCGACCTGGCCCCGTTCCGGCTCAACGTGGCCGACTTCCGGCCGGTGGTCAGCCCCCGCTACCACCTGCCGCCGAGCGTCCACACCACCTTCCGGTGCCGCGGCTTCGACATCGCCACCTTCGCCCCGCGGCCGTTCGAGACCGACCCGGGGGCGCTGCGGGTGCCCTTCTACCACTCCAACATCGACAACGACGAGCTGCTCTTCTACCACGACGGCGACTTCTTCAGCCGCAAGGGGATCGACCGGGGCATGGCCACCCTGCACCCGGCCGGCGTCCACCACGGCCCCCAGCCGGGGGCGGCCGAGGGCGCGGCCGCCAAGGAGATGACCGACGAGGTCGCGGTCATGATCGAGTGCCTGGAGCCGCTGGTGGTCAGCCCCGAGGCCGAGAAGGCCTCGATCGACGCCTACGCCACCTCCTGGGCCCGCGGGCTGGGGCTGCTGGAGGAGTGATCCAGGTCGGGCGGGGCATGGGGCTGGGCCGGGTGCTGGGGATCCCGCTGCGCCTGGACCTGTCGTGGTTCGCCGGGCTGGCCGTGGTCGTGCTCCTGAGCCGGGAGCTGTGGGGGCCGGAGCTGGCCGGGCCGGCCGCGGTGCTGTGGTCGGGCGGGTTCGCGGTCGCCTTCTTCGCCTGCGTGCTCGTCCACGAGCTGGCCCACGCCGTGGCCGCCAGGGTCATCGGGGTGCCGGTGGCCGAGATCCGGCTGTTCGCGTTCGGCGGGGTGGCCCGGATCACCGGGGAGCCGGCCGACGCCGCCGGCGAGGCCCTGGTGGCCATGGCCGGGCCGCTGGCCTCGGTGACCCTGGCCGGACTGTTCGCGCTGGCCGGCGGGAACGTCGCCGGGCCCGCGGGCGACCTGCTGGCCTGGCTGTTCGTGGGCAACCTGGTGGTGGCCGCCTTCAACCTCCTGCCCGGGTTCCCCCTCGACGGCGGGCGGGTGGCCAGGGCGCTGGTGTGGCGCGTCACCGGCCGCCGCCTGCTCGCGACCAGGGTGACCGCCGTGGGCGGCCGGGCCCTGGCCGCCGTCCTCGTCGGTGGCGGGGCGGTCGCCGCCCTGTGGCAGCGGACCCCCCGCTGGCTGCCCCAGGTCGTCCTCGGCCTGTTCCTGTGGCGGGCCGCCGCCGACGGCGAACGCTCGGCGGCTCGCTCGGAGCTGCTCGCCGGGCGGGCCGAGCGCGGGTAGCCTTCTGGCATGCTCGTCACCGCCCGCCTGCGGCCGCCCGACCGTCGCGTCGAGGTGGCCGACGTGCGCCGCGTCAGCGACCTGCTGGCCCGCCTGGAGGTGCTCCCCGGGGCGGTCCTGGTGATCCGCGACGGCGCCCTGCTGACCAGCCAGGACGAGCTCCACGACGGCGACCAGGTCGAGGTCCGGTTCGCCATCAGCGGAGGGGTCTAGCCATGGCCATGCGCTGCAAGCGCTGCCGCGGCGCCGCCGTGATGGAGGTGCGCCGCCACAACGCCGCCTTCTGCCGCGACTGCTTCCTCCACTACGTCGGCCAGCAGGTGACCAGGGCCATCGCCAAGTACCGGAT from Actinomycetota bacterium encodes the following:
- a CDS encoding homogentisate 1,2-dioxygenase, with product MRRRTAKGGERMIPQRKGLASRQAHVDLPDGTVEEEHGRQAFTGRASHLYRTAPPTAWVKVEGPLRPWAFDWNRLAPPDQTDPEGDPLVVLSNRDLTVLVSRRSAPMPYFVRDADGDVVYFVHRGEGTLETDYGPLRFRPGDYLVVPKGTTHRVVPATTDNFLLVIEGDEFVLPDKGLLGHHALFDPGVLETPEPEPHDEKGSFRVRVRRRGEVTTFTFPHHPLNVVGWQGDLAPFRLNVADFRPVVSPRYHLPPSVHTTFRCRGFDIATFAPRPFETDPGALRVPFYHSNIDNDELLFYHDGDFFSRKGIDRGMATLHPAGVHHGPQPGAAEGAAAKEMTDEVAVMIECLEPLVVSPEAEKASIDAYATSWARGLGLLEE
- a CDS encoding MoaD/ThiS family protein, encoding MLVTARLRPPDRRVEVADVRRVSDLLARLEVLPGAVLVIRDGALLTSQDELHDGDQVEVRFAISGGV
- a CDS encoding PAS domain-containing protein; this encodes MDLDDPFSRELRSLRDRIAELRRRSVANPRPGHGLLPEALAELDLALEELSVAGEELRSRHDELASTRQALEAERQRYQELFESAPVAYLVTDPMGRIREANRTAAALLGVGKGFLAGKPLAAYVDGGDRCGFRSMVNRLGQGDQGRVADWPLRLRRRGGEVLTVAATVEPVLDHDGGLATLRWLLRRPEPALEDLDVAADLGGTVQVLVDAGVRLLGVDGIGLMLADTQGRLCAAGG
- a CDS encoding M50 family metallopeptidase, producing MIQVGRGMGLGRVLGIPLRLDLSWFAGLAVVVLLSRELWGPELAGPAAVLWSGGFAVAFFACVLVHELAHAVAARVIGVPVAEIRLFAFGGVARITGEPADAAGEALVAMAGPLASVTLAGLFALAGGNVAGPAGDLLAWLFVGNLVVAAFNLLPGFPLDGGRVARALVWRVTGRRLLATRVTAVGGRALAAVLVGGGAVAALWQRTPRWLPQVVLGLFLWRAAADGERSAARSELLAGRAERG
- a CDS encoding crosslink repair DNA glycosylase YcaQ family protein; translation: MPDALSLDQARRVALAAQGLAAPARARPAGPATLRAILERLGAIQIDSINVVARSHELVLAARAGAHDRAAFDRVVYRRRAGFEYWGHAASFLPMASFRLCLPRMRRLAASTRGWWADIRRRHQHLYGPVLDRIRDEGPLAASAFRDPDGPTRGSWWDWAPAKHVLEDLFDQGTVLVHDRVNFERRYDLAERVLPPGTDTSEPTAAEAARELTLLAARALGVGTAADLADYYRLPPAEARAALAETVAAGLLQEVAVEGWAKPAYLLPGTPVPRRVAHPPVLLSPFDSLIWSRQRTERLFGFRYKLEVYVPAGKRVHGYYTMPVLAGGRLVARVDPKHDRQAGVLLLRNLHLEPGPDPAEAVAATAAAASRLAAHLGAAGVVAGDAMPATLARRLRATLPG